One Pagrus major chromosome 11, Pma_NU_1.0 genomic region harbors:
- the taf4b gene encoding transcription initiation factor TFIID subunit 4, whose product MATDKVAIEAQKLESCGAAGYGDTPIQVKILQVPAKCGPITAVQHPPATGCVKKANSVSAPPKVIPTSQGHQPSSPTIKAPALQTASPSVMVIAKVANAGGVSSKGQPQAKKTALSQLASMNQATTPGRTVVITVPRAAAQQTVTVAPQLPANIQIPAGMMLIRSDNGQLMLVSQQAMAQAQQGPRDVSGQVPRILAPQVSAAAGNKSNEKVTVIRMAAPHGFQPAPVQKTAVVKVIGVAPKPAVVQNPSAVCEQGSQPRMKAVITGTKIEPPATLSQETLESVKKCKNFLVTLIKLASSDSRSATMANNVRGLVRSLLEEKLEAEEFTEKLYHELKSTPQPCLVPFLKKSLPAVRCLTADPQFFIQQASTSTRNHITLSSTMKQSNTDTCKQVIQQPREMTVRPGLMTHNRPVSKHTEVQSRKPLTGMFTMKQPFTQDPSQHTRFALKDSSGSYKEDDDINDVASMAGVDLREENAQILTTMVGSVVQSCQDQLFLSHNPVLSRILHTGRALGVTDVSPEVVALVSHATQECLRGLIVKLTVMAEHRKEALKEDLWHTKVSDTRSRLRFLGEIECLKKKRKDEEERERLLRLARSRSHTEDPQHQQLKQRAKELQQMEEAQVQQREANLTALAAIGPRKTRLVEQTESQVTLLPRQGVHRVTRVMLRDLLVFMEEDHFFRHSLTLYKAML is encoded by the exons ATGGCCACAGATAAAGTGGCTATTGAAGCCCAGAAGCTGGAATCCTGTGGGGCAGCTGGATATGGAGACACCCCTATTCAAGTCAAGATTTTACAGGTTCCAGCCAAATGTGGGCCCATCACTGCTGTGCAACACCCACCTGCTACTGGATGTGTCAAAAAAGCTAACTCTGTCTCTGCACCACCTAAAGTCATCCCCACCAGCCAGGGCCACCAACCTTCCTCCCCTACAATTAAAGCCCCAGCACTACAGACCGCCTCTCCTTCTGTCATGGTGATAGCAAAGGTGGCCAACGCAGGAGGAGTAAGCAGTAAAGGCCAACcacaggcaaaaaaaacagctttgagCCAGTTGGCTTCCATGAACCAGGCCACAACCCCAGGAAGGACGGTGGTGATAACTGTACCGAgggcagcagctcagcagacagtCACTGTTGCTCCTCAGCTCCCAGCCAATATCCAGATACCAGCAG GTATGATGTTGATTCGCAGTGACAATGGTCAGCTGATGCTGGTGTCCCAGCAGGCTATGGCACAGGCTCAACAGGGACCAAGGGATGTCAGTGGTCAAGTTCCCAGAATACTGGCcccacag GtatcagcagcagctggaaaTAAAAGTAATGAGAAGGTGACAGTGATCAGGATGGCAGCTCCTCATGGTTTCCAACCAGCACCAGTTCAGAAGACAGCTGTGGTGAAG gtgATTGGTGTAGCTCCCAAACCAGCAGTAGTCCAGAACCCCAgtgctgtgtgtgagcaggGGAGCCAGCCTCGCATGAAGGCGGTCATCACAGGAACCAAAATAGAGCCACCAGCCACTTTGAGTCAG GAGACCCTGGAAAGTGTGAAGAAGTGCAAGAACTTCCTGGTGACTCTGATCAAGCTGGCATCTAGTGACTCCAGGTCTGCCACCATGGCGAACAATGTCAGAGGACTGGTCAGGAGTCTGCTG GAGGAAAAGCTTGAAGCAGAGGAGTTTACAGAGAAGCTATATCATGAGTTGAAGTCAACTCCACAACCCTGCTTGGTTCCTTTCCTCAAG AAAAGTCTTCCTGCAGTGCGTTGCCTTACTGCCGACCCCCAGTTTTTTATCCAACAGGCTTCAACCTCCACCCGCAACCACATCACTCTGTCTTCAACCATGAAGCAGTCCAATACTGACACCTGCAAGCAG GTTATCCAGCAGCCACGAGAAATGACTGTGAGACCTGGGTTGATGACACATAACAGACCTGTCTCTAAACACACAGAAGTCCAGTCAAGAAAACCCTTAACAG GAATGTTTACAATGAAGCAACCTTTCACCCAGGATCCATCTCAGCATACCAGATTTGCATTAAAGGATAGTTCTGGATCTTACAA agAAGATGATGACATTAATGATGTGGCCTCCATGGCTGGAGTCGACCTGAGAGAGGAGAACGCACAGATCTTGACCACCATGGTTGGCTCTGTGGTGCAGTCATGCCAGGATCAGCTCTTCCTCTCACATAACCCAGTGCTCAGCCGAATCCTTCATACAG GACGGGCACTGGGAGTAACTGATGTCAGCCCAGAGGTGGTAGCTCTAGTTTCTCATGCTACGCAGGAGTGTCTCCGTGGGCTGATAGTGAAGCTCACTGTGATGGCAGAACACCGCAAGGAAGCCCTGAAG GAGGATTTGTGGCATACCAAAGTGAGTGACACACGCTCCCGGCTTCGCTTCCTTGGTGAAATTGAGTgtttgaagaagaagagaaaagatgaagaggagagagagagactgctgCGTTTGGCCAGA AGTCGCTCACACACTGAGGATCCACAGCATCAGCAGCTCAAGCAAAGAGCCAAAGAG ttACAACAAATGGAGGAAGCTCAggtgcagcagagagaggccAACCTCACCGCTCTGGCTGCCATCGGGCCTCGCAAGACGAGACTTGTAGAGCAGACTGAAAGCCAG